The following proteins come from a genomic window of Deltaproteobacteria bacterium:
- a CDS encoding MFS transporter, translating into MTSADAIAALDRALADAIAAARPPAAPLAPDDPLRPGGALTARRAVALFDAQIRSRLCDYAARRLRARGAGYYTIASAGHEGNAAVAAALRPTDPAFVHYRSGAFWFARAAQVPGQRPARDLLLGVVAARDEPIAGGRHKVFGSAALAMPPQTSTIASHLPKAVGCAFAIERDRKLRAAGRVPADAIAVCSFGDASASHSTATGAIAAACRIAMHWPLPILFVCEDNGLGISVPTPPGWIEAAFAGRPGLRYFAGDGCDLESIDAAARAAARYVRSHRRPAFLHMRCVRLLGHAGSDVELAYRSPADIAAGVARDPVAATARLLIETGALSADQVRAAWDAARAEIDAEADRAATAPPLRDAADVMAPLRPPPAGAVAAEAARPVDAAARTAFWGDRLPEDAGPAPMAHHIRAALGDLLATVPELLVFGEDVGRKGGVYGVTRGLQARAGAARVFDTLLDEQTILGLAIGAGHVGYLPVPEIQYLAYLHNAIDQLRGEAATLAFLSQRQFSNPMVVRIAAFADPDGFGGHFHNDNAIAALREIPGLIVAAPSRGDDAAAMLRTCVAAARVDGAVCAFLEPIALYAARDLHAPGDGALAMRYDPAGPHVPIGAPRIEGDGDVLLVSFANGARHCRRVQRRLAEAGGPACRVVDLRWLAPLPVDALAACARDARRVVIADETRRTAGVGEAIVTALVEAGYRGPIARVTAADSFVPLGPAARHVLLSEAAIERAARGDAGR; encoded by the coding sequence CTACTACACGATCGCGTCGGCCGGGCACGAGGGCAACGCGGCGGTGGCGGCGGCGCTGCGGCCGACCGACCCGGCGTTCGTCCACTACCGGTCTGGCGCGTTCTGGTTCGCGCGCGCCGCCCAGGTGCCCGGGCAACGTCCCGCGCGCGATCTCCTGTTGGGCGTCGTCGCGGCGCGCGACGAGCCGATCGCGGGGGGCCGCCACAAGGTGTTCGGTTCGGCTGCGCTCGCGATGCCGCCGCAAACGTCGACGATCGCGTCGCACCTGCCAAAGGCGGTCGGCTGCGCGTTTGCGATCGAGCGCGACCGCAAGTTGCGCGCGGCCGGCCGCGTCCCCGCCGACGCCATCGCGGTGTGCAGCTTTGGCGACGCATCGGCGAGCCACTCGACCGCAACCGGTGCGATCGCGGCCGCGTGCCGCATCGCGATGCACTGGCCGCTGCCGATCCTGTTCGTGTGCGAGGACAACGGCCTGGGCATCAGCGTGCCGACCCCGCCCGGATGGATCGAAGCCGCATTCGCCGGTCGCCCCGGCCTGCGCTACTTCGCCGGCGACGGGTGCGACCTCGAGTCGATCGACGCGGCGGCTCGCGCGGCGGCTCGCTACGTGCGATCGCACCGCCGGCCGGCGTTTTTGCACATGCGGTGCGTCCGGCTGCTCGGCCACGCCGGGTCGGACGTCGAGCTGGCCTATCGCAGCCCGGCGGACATCGCCGCCGGCGTGGCGCGCGATCCGGTCGCCGCGACGGCGCGCCTGCTGATCGAGACGGGGGCGCTGTCGGCCGACCAGGTGCGCGCCGCTTGGGACGCCGCGCGCGCCGAGATCGACGCCGAGGCGGATCGCGCGGCGACCGCGCCGCCGCTGCGCGACGCGGCCGACGTGATGGCGCCGTTGCGTCCGCCCCCGGCCGGCGCGGTCGCGGCCGAGGCCGCGCGGCCGGTCGATGCGGCGGCGCGGACGGCGTTTTGGGGCGACCGGCTGCCGGAGGACGCGGGGCCCGCGCCGATGGCGCACCACATCCGCGCGGCGCTCGGCGATCTGCTCGCGACGGTGCCCGAACTGCTGGTGTTCGGCGAGGACGTCGGCCGCAAGGGCGGAGTCTACGGCGTGACGCGCGGGCTGCAGGCGCGCGCCGGCGCCGCGCGCGTGTTCGACACGCTGCTCGACGAGCAGACCATCTTGGGCCTCGCGATCGGCGCCGGACACGTCGGCTACCTGCCGGTCCCGGAGATTCAATACCTCGCCTATCTTCACAACGCGATCGATCAACTGCGCGGCGAGGCGGCCACCCTGGCGTTCTTGTCGCAGCGGCAGTTCTCCAACCCGATGGTCGTGCGCATCGCCGCCTTTGCCGACCCTGATGGCTTCGGCGGCCACTTTCACAACGACAACGCGATCGCCGCGCTGCGCGAGATCCCGGGGCTCATCGTCGCGGCGCCGTCGCGCGGAGACGACGCCGCGGCGATGTTGCGCACGTGTGTGGCCGCCGCGCGCGTCGACGGCGCGGTGTGCGCGTTCCTCGAGCCGATCGCGCTGTACGCCGCGCGCGACCTGCACGCGCCGGGCGACGGCGCGCTCGCGATGCGCTACGACCCGGCCGGCCCACACGTGCCGATCGGCGCGCCGCGCATCGAGGGCGACGGCGACGTGTTGCTCGTGTCGTTCGCCAACGGCGCGCGCCACTGCCGCCGGGTGCAGCGGCGGCTCGCGGAGGCGGGCGGGCCGGCGTGCCGCGTGGTCGACCTGCGATGGCTGGCGCCGCTGCCGGTCGATGCGCTCGCCGCCTGCGCGCGCGACGCGCGCCGCGTCGTGATCGCCGACGAGACGCGGCGCACTGCGGGCGTGGGCGAGGCGATCGTCACCGCCTTGGTGGAGGCGGGCTATCGCGGGCCGATCGCGCGGGTCACGGCCGCCGACAGCTTCGTGCCTCTCGGACCCGCGGCGCGCCACGTGCTGTTGTCCGAGGCGGCGATCGAACGCGCGGCGCGCGGCGACGCCGGCCGATAG
- a CDS encoding DNA polymerase III subunit alpha, whose amino-acid sequence MGEFTHLHLHTQYSLLDGAIRLKDLFPRVLDLGMDAVAATDHGNMFGAVDFYTRAKEHGVKPIFGCETYVAATDRRDRTNRRNFHLILLAKNEVGYKNLSYLNSMGFLEGFYYHPRIDKQLLRDHSEGLIGLSACLGGEVAQTFHKQGREAAEQVALEYKDIFAPGDFYLELMPNGLPEQDELNEELAKMGPKLGIPLVATNDCHYVEQADARAQEILLCIQSGKTTADEKRLRHTVDSYFIKSPEQMNAAFRHIPEALENTVAIARRCNVELELNQTYLPQYRVPEGHDTVSYFREVVDKGLERRFEEMRRRGKAFDPDQYRERIAHELRIIEQMGFPGYFLIVWDFINWAKEHGIPVGPGRGSGAGSLVAYAMRITDIDPIEFNLLFERFLNPERISMPDIDVDFCMNRRDEVIRYVQEKYGRDRVGQIATFHQLKARGVIRDIARVMQIPYAEADRLAKLVPEPQQGKSPPVMKAVDQEPELKKLYEEDPKARELLDIAAALEGLNRHVGMHAAGVVIAEKPLWEYVPCCRGKNDEIVTQFAMAEAEKSGLVKFDFLGLKTLTVIDTAVRLINEQRREAGEPEFDLTAIPMDDPDVYAMIARGDTTGVFQLESSGFREILKKLKPDKFEDIVAAVALYRPGPLEGGMVDDFIDRKHGRKKVEYPHPALEPILAATYGVIVYQEQVMQIAQVLAGYSLGAADLLRRAMGKKKAEVMAKEKTRFMAGARERQVDERTAEKVWELMAYFAGYGFNRSHSAAYGLITYQTAYLKHHFPHEFMAGLMSCDADNTDNIVKFIAEARAMGLTVERPDINESAADFRVVRSDDGGKVIRFGLGAVKGVGHGAVEAILEARGEGGPFRSIYDFCERVDGHRANRRVVEALVKSGAFDGIAAATGVARARLFAAIDRAMERGAQAQRDKKTGQASLFGLLNASEERAAQPETYPDVEEWTPKQRLAFEKESLGFYVSGHPLDRYRSELARFATATTRDFLDGLRAPGEASIGGVVAAYRERPTRRGDGKLAFFQLEDTFGQIEVIVFPKTFAEVREVLVSDEPILCTGEVRNEAPAGEPPVWRLIVDSVTPLAELRRQKTKAVHIHLSADSVRPEQIRELEQLLSRSRGSCQTVLHLRIPHRSETIIPLGDRYKVPANDELLARLERLFGDRVAVLA is encoded by the coding sequence ATGGGCGAGTTCACGCACCTGCACCTGCACACCCAATACAGCCTGCTGGACGGGGCGATCCGCCTCAAGGACCTGTTCCCGCGCGTGCTCGACCTGGGGATGGACGCGGTCGCCGCCACCGACCATGGCAACATGTTCGGCGCGGTCGACTTCTACACCCGGGCCAAGGAACACGGCGTCAAGCCGATCTTCGGCTGCGAGACGTACGTGGCTGCCACCGACCGCCGCGATCGGACCAACCGCCGCAACTTCCACCTCATCCTGCTCGCCAAAAACGAGGTCGGCTACAAGAACCTGTCGTACCTCAACTCGATGGGGTTCCTCGAGGGGTTCTACTACCACCCGCGCATCGACAAGCAGCTGCTGCGCGACCACTCCGAGGGGCTCATCGGCCTGTCGGCGTGCCTCGGCGGCGAGGTCGCGCAGACGTTCCACAAGCAGGGCCGGGAGGCGGCCGAACAGGTCGCGCTCGAATACAAGGACATCTTCGCGCCGGGCGACTTCTACCTCGAGCTGATGCCCAACGGGCTGCCGGAGCAGGACGAACTCAACGAGGAGCTCGCCAAGATGGGCCCGAAGCTCGGCATCCCGCTGGTGGCCACCAACGACTGCCACTACGTCGAGCAGGCCGACGCGCGGGCGCAGGAGATCCTGCTGTGCATCCAGTCGGGCAAGACGACGGCCGACGAAAAACGCCTGCGCCACACGGTCGACTCGTACTTCATCAAGAGCCCGGAGCAGATGAACGCGGCGTTCCGCCACATCCCCGAGGCGCTCGAGAACACGGTCGCGATCGCTCGCCGCTGCAACGTCGAGCTCGAGCTGAACCAGACCTATCTGCCGCAGTACCGCGTGCCGGAGGGCCACGACACGGTCAGCTACTTCCGCGAGGTGGTCGACAAGGGGCTCGAGCGGCGGTTCGAGGAGATGCGCCGGCGCGGCAAGGCGTTCGATCCGGACCAGTACCGCGAGCGCATCGCCCACGAGCTGCGCATCATCGAGCAGATGGGGTTCCCCGGCTACTTCCTGATCGTGTGGGACTTCATCAACTGGGCCAAGGAACACGGCATACCGGTCGGGCCGGGGCGCGGCTCGGGCGCCGGATCGCTGGTGGCCTACGCGATGCGCATCACCGACATCGACCCGATCGAGTTCAACCTGCTGTTCGAGCGGTTCCTGAACCCGGAGCGAATCAGCATGCCGGACATCGACGTCGACTTCTGCATGAACCGGCGCGACGAGGTGATCCGCTACGTGCAGGAAAAATACGGCCGCGACCGCGTCGGGCAGATCGCCACGTTCCACCAGCTCAAGGCGCGCGGCGTCATCCGCGACATCGCGCGGGTCATGCAGATCCCGTACGCCGAGGCCGATCGGCTGGCCAAGCTCGTGCCCGAGCCGCAACAGGGCAAGTCGCCGCCCGTGATGAAGGCGGTCGACCAGGAGCCCGAACTCAAGAAGTTGTACGAAGAGGATCCGAAGGCGAGGGAACTGCTCGACATCGCGGCCGCGCTCGAGGGTCTCAACCGGCACGTCGGCATGCACGCGGCCGGCGTCGTGATCGCCGAGAAGCCGCTTTGGGAGTACGTGCCGTGCTGCCGCGGCAAGAACGACGAGATCGTCACGCAGTTCGCCATGGCGGAGGCCGAGAAGTCGGGGCTCGTCAAGTTCGACTTCCTCGGCCTCAAGACGCTCACGGTGATCGATACGGCGGTGCGCCTGATCAACGAGCAGCGCCGCGAGGCGGGCGAGCCGGAATTCGACCTGACGGCGATCCCGATGGACGACCCGGACGTGTACGCCATGATCGCGCGGGGCGACACCACGGGCGTGTTCCAGCTCGAGTCGAGCGGCTTTCGCGAGATCCTCAAGAAGCTCAAGCCGGACAAGTTCGAGGATATCGTCGCGGCGGTCGCGCTGTACCGGCCGGGCCCCCTCGAGGGCGGCATGGTCGACGACTTCATCGATCGCAAGCACGGCCGCAAGAAGGTCGAGTACCCGCATCCCGCGCTCGAGCCGATCCTGGCGGCGACCTACGGGGTCATCGTCTACCAGGAGCAGGTGATGCAGATCGCGCAGGTGCTGGCCGGCTACAGCCTCGGCGCCGCGGACCTGCTGCGGCGCGCCATGGGCAAGAAGAAGGCCGAAGTGATGGCCAAGGAGAAGACCCGGTTCATGGCCGGGGCGCGCGAGCGCCAGGTGGACGAGCGCACCGCCGAGAAGGTGTGGGAGCTGATGGCCTACTTCGCGGGCTACGGCTTCAACCGGTCGCACTCGGCGGCCTACGGGCTCATCACCTATCAGACGGCGTACCTCAAGCACCACTTCCCGCACGAGTTCATGGCGGGGTTGATGTCGTGCGACGCCGACAACACCGACAACATCGTCAAGTTCATCGCCGAGGCGCGCGCGATGGGGCTCACCGTGGAGCGGCCGGACATCAACGAGTCGGCGGCCGACTTCCGCGTCGTGCGCTCCGACGACGGCGGCAAGGTCATCCGCTTCGGCCTCGGCGCGGTCAAGGGCGTGGGCCACGGCGCGGTCGAGGCGATCCTCGAGGCGCGCGGCGAGGGCGGCCCGTTCCGATCCATCTACGACTTCTGCGAGCGCGTCGACGGGCACCGGGCGAACCGCCGGGTGGTCGAGGCGCTCGTCAAGAGCGGCGCGTTCGATGGCATCGCCGCGGCCACCGGCGTCGCCCGCGCCCGCCTGTTTGCCGCCATCGACCGGGCGATGGAGCGCGGCGCCCAGGCCCAGCGCGACAAGAAAACGGGGCAGGCCAGCCTTTTCGGGCTGTTGAACGCCTCCGAGGAGCGGGCGGCGCAGCCGGAGACGTATCCCGACGTCGAGGAGTGGACGCCGAAACAGCGGCTCGCGTTCGAGAAGGAATCGCTCGGGTTCTACGTGAGCGGCCACCCCCTGGACCGGTATCGGTCGGAACTGGCGCGGTTCGCGACGGCGACCACGCGCGACTTCCTCGACGGGCTGCGCGCGCCGGGGGAGGCGTCCATCGGCGGGGTCGTGGCGGCGTACCGCGAACGGCCGACGCGCCGCGGTGACGGCAAGCTCGCGTTCTTCCAGCTCGAGGACACGTTCGGTCAGATCGAGGTCATCGTCTTTCCGAAGACGTTCGCCGAGGTCCGCGAGGTGCTCGTGAGCGACGAGCCCATCCTGTGCACCGGCGAGGTGCGCAACGAGGCGCCGGCCGGCGAGCCGCCGGTATGGCGCCTGATTGTCGACAGCGTGACCCCGCTGGCCGAGCTGCGGCGCCAGAAGACGAAGGCCGTCCACATCCACCTGAGCGCCGACAGCGTTCGGCCGGAGCAAATTCGCGAACTCGAGCAGCTTCTTTCGCGCTCGCGCGGGTCGTGTCAGACCGTGCTGCACCTGCGGATCCCGCACCGCTCCGAGACCATCATCCCGCTCGGCGACCGCTACAAGGTGCCGGCCAACGACGAGTTGCTGGCGCGCCTCGAGCGCCTGTTCGGCGACCGCGTTGCGGTACTTGCTTGA